CGTGTCCAAGACCCCGGCCTGGTACTACGAAGTGGTGGCCCCGGGCTACAAGTACAATATGCCGGACACCGCCGCGGCGATGGGCATCCATCAGTTGAAGAAAATCCGCGGCTTCTACGAAAAACGCGAAGTCATGGCCCAGCGCTTCGACCGCGAGCTGGCGGATCTGCCGCTGATCCTGCCTGCGCGCGCCAAGGACGAGGGCAGCAACCACGCCTGGCACCTGTACCCGGTGCGGATCAAGCCGGAGGCCGGCGTGTCGCGCGACGATTTCATCGCCAAGATGGCGGAGAAGGGCATCGGCTGCTCGGTGCACTTCATCCCGCTGCACCGCCAGCCGGTATGGCGCGACGGCTACCAGCTGACCCGCGAGCAATTCCCGGTGGCCGACGCCGCGTTCGAAGCCGAGGTGACGCTGCCGCTGTACACTCGGATGACGGACGATGACCAGACCCGCGTCATCGCCGCCGTGCGCGAGATTCTGGGCGCATGAGCCAGCGGTTGGAAAAAGAGGGCGGCGAACTGCTGCCGCCTTGCTGCCGGCCGCGCCGCCACGGCTCGCGGCTGCTGAAGCGGCTGTTCGACATCGCCGCTTCCGGAGCGGGCCTCGCCGTGCTGGCCTTGCCGCTGTTGGCGGTGGCGTTGTGGGTGAAGCTGGATTCGCCGGGGCCGGTGTTTTTCCGCCAGGTGCGGGTGGGGCGGGGCGGCGCGCTGTTCCGCATTCATAAATTCCGCACCATGCAGGTGGACACCGAGCGCCAGGGCCAGCTGACCGTCGGCGCCGATTCGAGAATCACCGGCGCCGGCCGTCTGCTGCGCAAGACCAAGCTGGACGAGCTGCCGCAGCTGCTGGACGTGCTGTTCGGCGACATGAGCCTGGTCGGCCCGCGGCCGGAGGTGCCCAAATACGTGGCGCACT
This genomic window from Chromobacterium phragmitis contains:
- a CDS encoding sugar transferase, whose amino-acid sequence is MSQRLEKEGGELLPPCCRPRRHGSRLLKRLFDIAASGAGLAVLALPLLAVALWVKLDSPGPVFFRQVRVGRGGALFRIHKFRTMQVDTERQGQLTVGADSRITGAGRLLRKTKLDELPQLLDVLFGDMSLVGPRPEVPKYVAHYPEDVKDIVLSVRPGITDWASIRMIDENEILGRAADPERAYIDEVLPEKLAYYVRYAETHSLWEDIRIIVATLMKIVSR